In Monomorium pharaonis isolate MP-MQ-018 chromosome 3, ASM1337386v2, whole genome shotgun sequence, a genomic segment contains:
- the LOC105837394 gene encoding cleft lip and palate transmembrane protein 1-like protein isoform X2: MQWPSLSVVLCEIFLAYIVYSIYILSLLFVSPVCEDGQPCLQSYLTERPRLDLYMYSSVRRNPTNRDTDLVYSAQSFNYDQMQTIPVILTVPHKTRQNGTLFLHILLIPSSVKQDRTFVDLQKDISTSYIAIKMTQYIVPEVEAFKLLGNKNHKAKKIDSEIVIHPVSHVKSHVTFTIMTDNVTLPIYGMPAELINHIKIIGKRAFLPIINCDFLQTRHRDLKKITPQNYTINVTIEYSPVSLGKLRLMLHVQATMENLKNLGFSDKDVDEVKGIFADTNVYLLGGTFFISAVHLVFDFLAIKNDVSFWRKKSNLIGLSKWTMIWRSFSQTIIFLYLCDQGSSLLILVPTGISTVIELWKFKKISRVELINSGNILPRIRLKTNDIDTAEMKTREFDAESMRYLSYLLYPLVIIGATYSLLYQPHKSWYSWSINSLVNGVYAFGFLFMLPQLFVNYKLKSVAHLPWRAFMYKAFNTFIDDVFAFIITMPTAHRIACFRDDAVFLIYLYQRCMTKDL, encoded by the exons ATGCAGTGGCCTTCATTAAGCGTTGTTCtctgtgaaatatttctgGCGTATATCGTGTACTCGATATACATTCTATCGTTGCTGTTCGTGTCACCGGTTTGCGAGGATGGACAGCCATGCCTCCAGTCATATCTGACTGAACGGCCGCGGTTGGATTTATACATGTACAGCTCTGTTAGAAGAAATCCTACCAACAGAGACACCGATCTCGTCTACTCGGCGCAAAGCTTTAATTACGATCAAATGCAAACCAT TCCAGTAATACTGACTGTACCACACAAGACACGGCAAAATGGAACattgtttttacatatattattaatacctTCTTCTGTAAAACAGGACAGGACATTTGTTGATTTGCAAAAA GATATATCTACTTCATATATTGCTATTAAAATGACACAATACATAGTACCTGAAGTGGAAGCATTCAAGTTGTTAGGCAACAAAAACCATAAGGCAAAGAAAATTGATAGCGAGATTGTCATACATCCAGTTTCACATGTAAAAAGTCACGTAACTTTTACAATAATGACAGACAATGTTACACTTCCTATATATGGCATGCCTGCCGAGCTCATAAATCATATCAA AATAATTGGTAAACGGGCATTCTTGCCAATTATAAACTGTGATTTCTTACAAACACGACATCGAGATCTTAAGAAGATTACCCcacaaaattatacaataaatgtcACGATAGAATATTCTCCTGTGTCTCTAGGAAAATTAAGATTGATGTTGCACGTGCAAGCAACTATGGAAAATTTGAAGAATCTCGGCTTCTCCGATAAAGATGTTGATGAGGTAAAAGGCATCTTTGCTGATACAAATGTCTACTTACTAGGTGGTACGTTCTTCATCTCAGCTGTACAC TTGGTGTTTGACTTCCTTGCTATTAAAAATGATGTAAGCTTTTGGCGGAAAAAAAGTAATCTTATAGGTCTCAGCAAATGGACTATGATATGGCGTTCGTTCAGTCAAACTATTATTTTCCTTTACCTTTGCGATCAAGGTTCTTCCTTACTTATTCTCGTCCCGACAGGTATCAGCACTGTTATCGAG ctatggaaatttaaaaaaatatcgagagTGGAATTAATCAACAGTGGTAACATTTTGCCAAGAATACGATTAAAAACCAATGATATTGATACAGCAGAAATGAAAACTAGAGAGTTCGATGCCGAGAGTATGCGTTATCTTAGTTATTTGTTATATCCATTAGTCATCATTGGTGCAACCTACTCGTTGCTTTATCAGCCTCATAAAAG TTGGTATTCTTGGAGTATAAATTCCTTAGTAAATGGAGTTTATGCATTTGGATTTCTCTTTATGCTGCCGCAATTGTTtgtcaattataaattgaaatccGTGGCGCACCTACCGTGGAGAGCGTTCATGTACAAAGCATTTAATACGTTCATCGATGATGTGTTCGCTTTCATAATTACGATGCCGACTGCTCACAGAATAGCATGTTTTAGAGACGACGCCGTTTTTCTAATATATCTGTATCAAAGATG TATGACAAAGGATTTGTAA
- the LOC105837394 gene encoding cleft lip and palate transmembrane protein 1-like protein isoform X1, with product MQWPSLSVVLCEIFLAYIVYSIYILSLLFVSPVCEDGQPCLQSYLTERPRLDLYMYSSVRRNPTNRDTDLVYSAQSFNYDQMQTIPVILTVPHKTRQNGTLFLHILLIPSSVKQDRTFVDLQKDISTSYIAIKMTQYIVPEVEAFKLLGNKNHKAKKIDSEIVIHPVSHVKSHVTFTIMTDNVTLPIYGMPAELINHIKIIGKRAFLPIINCDFLQTRHRDLKKITPQNYTINVTIEYSPVSLGKLRLMLHVQATMENLKNLGFSDKDVDEVKGIFADTNVYLLGGTFFISAVHLVFDFLAIKNDVSFWRKKSNLIGLSKWTMIWRSFSQTIIFLYLCDQGSSLLILVPTGISTVIELWKFKKISRVELINSGNILPRIRLKTNDIDTAEMKTREFDAESMRYLSYLLYPLVIIGATYSLLYQPHKSWYSWSINSLVNGVYAFGFLFMLPQLFVNYKLKSVAHLPWRAFMYKAFNTFIDDVFAFIITMPTAHRIACFRDDAVFLIYLYQRWLYPVDKSRMDTNTITEEAVDFGNDTNKKTN from the exons ATGCAGTGGCCTTCATTAAGCGTTGTTCtctgtgaaatatttctgGCGTATATCGTGTACTCGATATACATTCTATCGTTGCTGTTCGTGTCACCGGTTTGCGAGGATGGACAGCCATGCCTCCAGTCATATCTGACTGAACGGCCGCGGTTGGATTTATACATGTACAGCTCTGTTAGAAGAAATCCTACCAACAGAGACACCGATCTCGTCTACTCGGCGCAAAGCTTTAATTACGATCAAATGCAAACCAT TCCAGTAATACTGACTGTACCACACAAGACACGGCAAAATGGAACattgtttttacatatattattaatacctTCTTCTGTAAAACAGGACAGGACATTTGTTGATTTGCAAAAA GATATATCTACTTCATATATTGCTATTAAAATGACACAATACATAGTACCTGAAGTGGAAGCATTCAAGTTGTTAGGCAACAAAAACCATAAGGCAAAGAAAATTGATAGCGAGATTGTCATACATCCAGTTTCACATGTAAAAAGTCACGTAACTTTTACAATAATGACAGACAATGTTACACTTCCTATATATGGCATGCCTGCCGAGCTCATAAATCATATCAA AATAATTGGTAAACGGGCATTCTTGCCAATTATAAACTGTGATTTCTTACAAACACGACATCGAGATCTTAAGAAGATTACCCcacaaaattatacaataaatgtcACGATAGAATATTCTCCTGTGTCTCTAGGAAAATTAAGATTGATGTTGCACGTGCAAGCAACTATGGAAAATTTGAAGAATCTCGGCTTCTCCGATAAAGATGTTGATGAGGTAAAAGGCATCTTTGCTGATACAAATGTCTACTTACTAGGTGGTACGTTCTTCATCTCAGCTGTACAC TTGGTGTTTGACTTCCTTGCTATTAAAAATGATGTAAGCTTTTGGCGGAAAAAAAGTAATCTTATAGGTCTCAGCAAATGGACTATGATATGGCGTTCGTTCAGTCAAACTATTATTTTCCTTTACCTTTGCGATCAAGGTTCTTCCTTACTTATTCTCGTCCCGACAGGTATCAGCACTGTTATCGAG ctatggaaatttaaaaaaatatcgagagTGGAATTAATCAACAGTGGTAACATTTTGCCAAGAATACGATTAAAAACCAATGATATTGATACAGCAGAAATGAAAACTAGAGAGTTCGATGCCGAGAGTATGCGTTATCTTAGTTATTTGTTATATCCATTAGTCATCATTGGTGCAACCTACTCGTTGCTTTATCAGCCTCATAAAAG TTGGTATTCTTGGAGTATAAATTCCTTAGTAAATGGAGTTTATGCATTTGGATTTCTCTTTATGCTGCCGCAATTGTTtgtcaattataaattgaaatccGTGGCGCACCTACCGTGGAGAGCGTTCATGTACAAAGCATTTAATACGTTCATCGATGATGTGTTCGCTTTCATAATTACGATGCCGACTGCTCACAGAATAGCATGTTTTAGAGACGACGCCGTTTTTCTAATATATCTGTATCAAAGATG GTTATATCCAGTGGATAAATCACGTATGGATACCAATACAATTACAGAAGAAGCTGTTGATTTCGGCAacgatacaaataaaaaaacaaattaa
- the LOC105837394 gene encoding cleft lip and palate transmembrane protein 1-like protein isoform X3 — MQWPSLSVVLCEIFLAYIVYSIYILSLLFVSPVCEDGQPCLQSYLTERPRLDLYMYSSVRRNPTNRDTDLVYSAQSFNYDQMQTIPVILTVPHKTRQNGTLFLHILLIPSSVKQDRTFVDLQKDISTSYIAIKMTQYIVPEVEAFKLLGNKNHKAKKIDSEIVIHPVSHVKSHVTFTIMTDNVTLPIYGMPAELINHIKIIGKRAFLPIINCDFLQTRHRDLKKITPQNYTINVTIEYSPVSLGKLRLMLHVQATMENLKNLGFSDKDVDEVKGIFADTNVYLLGGTFFISAVHLVFDFLAIKNDVSFWRKKSNLIGLSKWTMIWRSFSQTIIFLYLCDQGSSLLILVPTGISTVIELWKFKKISRVELINSGNILPRIRLKTNDIDTAEMKTREFDAESMRYLSYLLYPLVIIGATYSLLYQPHKSWYSWSINSLVNGVYAFGFLFMLPQLFVNYKLKSVAHLPWRAFMYKAFNTFIDDVFAFIITMPTAHRIACFRDDAVFLIYLYQR; from the exons ATGCAGTGGCCTTCATTAAGCGTTGTTCtctgtgaaatatttctgGCGTATATCGTGTACTCGATATACATTCTATCGTTGCTGTTCGTGTCACCGGTTTGCGAGGATGGACAGCCATGCCTCCAGTCATATCTGACTGAACGGCCGCGGTTGGATTTATACATGTACAGCTCTGTTAGAAGAAATCCTACCAACAGAGACACCGATCTCGTCTACTCGGCGCAAAGCTTTAATTACGATCAAATGCAAACCAT TCCAGTAATACTGACTGTACCACACAAGACACGGCAAAATGGAACattgtttttacatatattattaatacctTCTTCTGTAAAACAGGACAGGACATTTGTTGATTTGCAAAAA GATATATCTACTTCATATATTGCTATTAAAATGACACAATACATAGTACCTGAAGTGGAAGCATTCAAGTTGTTAGGCAACAAAAACCATAAGGCAAAGAAAATTGATAGCGAGATTGTCATACATCCAGTTTCACATGTAAAAAGTCACGTAACTTTTACAATAATGACAGACAATGTTACACTTCCTATATATGGCATGCCTGCCGAGCTCATAAATCATATCAA AATAATTGGTAAACGGGCATTCTTGCCAATTATAAACTGTGATTTCTTACAAACACGACATCGAGATCTTAAGAAGATTACCCcacaaaattatacaataaatgtcACGATAGAATATTCTCCTGTGTCTCTAGGAAAATTAAGATTGATGTTGCACGTGCAAGCAACTATGGAAAATTTGAAGAATCTCGGCTTCTCCGATAAAGATGTTGATGAGGTAAAAGGCATCTTTGCTGATACAAATGTCTACTTACTAGGTGGTACGTTCTTCATCTCAGCTGTACAC TTGGTGTTTGACTTCCTTGCTATTAAAAATGATGTAAGCTTTTGGCGGAAAAAAAGTAATCTTATAGGTCTCAGCAAATGGACTATGATATGGCGTTCGTTCAGTCAAACTATTATTTTCCTTTACCTTTGCGATCAAGGTTCTTCCTTACTTATTCTCGTCCCGACAGGTATCAGCACTGTTATCGAG ctatggaaatttaaaaaaatatcgagagTGGAATTAATCAACAGTGGTAACATTTTGCCAAGAATACGATTAAAAACCAATGATATTGATACAGCAGAAATGAAAACTAGAGAGTTCGATGCCGAGAGTATGCGTTATCTTAGTTATTTGTTATATCCATTAGTCATCATTGGTGCAACCTACTCGTTGCTTTATCAGCCTCATAAAAG TTGGTATTCTTGGAGTATAAATTCCTTAGTAAATGGAGTTTATGCATTTGGATTTCTCTTTATGCTGCCGCAATTGTTtgtcaattataaattgaaatccGTGGCGCACCTACCGTGGAGAGCGTTCATGTACAAAGCATTTAATACGTTCATCGATGATGTGTTCGCTTTCATAATTACGATGCCGACTGCTCACAGAATAGCATGTTTTAGAGACGACGCCGTTTTTCTAATATATCTGTATCAAAGATG a
- the LOC118644929 gene encoding uncharacterized protein LOC118644929 translates to MWKKFTLNGNYKWIDLLPNLVSNYNSRKHRTIGMRPVDVTPVVAERLLNTVYSSIKIAGRAKFKVGDSVRVSKFKTVFEKGYTPNWTTEVFKIIKVQHTNPVTYLLEDYRGTSIVGAFYEHELHRATHPDVYLVEKVLRRKGDKVYVKWLGFDGSHNSWIHKDNVI, encoded by the coding sequence ATGTGGAAGAAGTTTACACTCAACGGCAATTACAAGTGGATTGACCTGTTACCGAATCTCGTGTCAAATTACAACTCTCGGAAACACCGAACGATCGGTATGCGACCCGTCGACGTAACCCCTGTTGTGGCTGAAAGACTCTTGAATACGGTGTACAGCTCGATAAAGATTGCTGGTCGAGCGAAATTTAAAGTTGGTGATTCTGTACGCGTGAGCAAATTTAAGACAGTCTTTGAAAAGGGTTACACACCGAATTGGACAACCGaggtgtttaaaattattaaagtacagcATACCAATCCCGTAACTTATTTACTAGAGGATTATCGCGGAACATCTATAGTtggagcgttctacgagcACGAGTTGCATCGTGCGACTCACCCGGACGTGTATCTCGTGGAGAAAGTATTGCGCAGGAAGGGTGACAAGGTTTACGTCAAGTGgttgggattcgatggatcacATAATTCGTGGATTCACAAAGACAATGtcatataa